A single window of Solea solea chromosome 9, fSolSol10.1, whole genome shotgun sequence DNA harbors:
- the ndnf gene encoding protein NDNF: protein MRQCKSWSAVLLLLLGLGAVSQKLPTRDEGLFQMQIRDKTLFHDSSVIPDGAEISGYLFRDTPKRYYFVVEEDNTPLSVTVTPCDAPLEWKLTLQELPEEASGEGSGEPEPLDEQKQQVTVDEGTELFTYKGNDVESYVATSTPSGLYQLELLSTEKDSNFKVYATTTPESDQPYPELPNDPRVDVTALGRTTVTLAWKPTPTGFLMGQPVQYCVVINKEHNFKSMCAAEAKISTDDAFMTAPKPGRDFSPFDFMHFGFVPSDNGFGKDRGLTSNKISRAFTAKPKTADIQKLCIGNKNIFTISDLKPDTQYYFDVFALNSATNTSTAYVGTFARTKEEARQKTVELKDGKVSDIFIKRKGSKFLRFAPVSSHQRVTLFVHACLDTVQVQVRRDGKLLLSQNVEGVRQFQLRGKPKAKYLIRLRGSRKGASTLKVLATTRPSSKQPFPSLPEDTRIKAFDKLRTCSSVTVAWLGTQDRNKYCIYRKEVADNYGEEQRRREQNQCAGPETRRKSEKVLCKYFHSPNLQKAVTTETITGMEPGKTYLLDVYVVGHSGHSVKYQSKLVKTRKYC from the exons ATGAGGCAGTGTAAAAGCTGGAGtgcggtgctgctgctgcttttgggACTCGGAGCCGTGTCCCAGAAACTGCCCACGCGAGACGAAGGGCTCTTCCAGATGCAGATCAGAGACAAGACGCTGTTCCACGACTCCTCCGTCATCCCGGACGGAGCGGAGATCAGTGGCTACCTCTTCAGGGACACGCCCAAAAG gtaCTACTTTGTGGTGGAAGAAGACAACACACCCCTGTCTGTGACGGTGACACCTTGTGACGCGCCTCTGGAGTGGAAACTCACGCTGCAGGAGCTGCCGGAGGAGGCCAGTGGAGAGGGATCAG gaGAGCCTGAACCTCTGGACgagcagaagcagcaggtgACTGTAGATGAAGGAACTGAGCTGTTCACCTACAAGGGCAACGATGTGGAGTCCTACGTGGCCACCAGCACGCCCTCTGGCCTCTACCAGCTGGAGCTGCTgtccacagagaaagacagcaaCTTCAAGGTGTACGCCACCACGACTCCAGAGTCTGACCAGCCTTACCCGGAGCTGCCCAACGACCCTCGCGTGGACGTGACCGCCCTGGGCCGTACCACTGTCACTCTGGCTTGGAAACCTACTCCCACAGGCTTTCTGATGGGCCAGCCTGTGCAGTACTGTGTAGTCATCAACAAGGAACACAATTTCAAGAGCATGTGTGCTGCTGAAGCTAAGATCAGCACCGACGATGCCTTCATGACGGCTCCAAAGCCTGGCAGAGACTTCAGCCCTTTTGACTTCATGCACTTTGGCTTTGTTCCCTCTGACAATGGTTTTGGAAAAGATCGAGGCCTCACCAGTAACAAGATCTCACGGGCGTTCACAGCCAAACCCAAAACAGCAGATATTCAGAAGCTGTGCATtggcaataaaaacattttcactatATCAGATCTCAAACCCGACACGCAGTACTACTTTGATGTGTTTGCTCTGAACTCTGCCACCAACACCAGCACAGCCTACGTGGGAACTTTCGCCCGCACTAAAGAGGAGGCTCGTCAGAAGACGGTGGAACTGAAAGACGGCAAAGTGTCGGACATCTTCATCAAGAGGAAAGGCAGCAAGTTTTTGCGCTTCGCTCCGGTGTCTTCCCACCAGAGGGTTACTCTGTTTGTCCACGCGTGTCTCGACAccgtgcaggtgcaggtgcggCGCGATGGTAAACTGCTGCTCTCCCAGAATGTGGAAGGTGTACGGCAGTTCCAGTTGCGGGGTAAGCCAAAAGCCAAGTACTTGATCCGCTTGCGGGGCAGCAGGAAAGGAGCCTCCACGCTGAAGGTGCTAGCTACCACACGACCCAGCAGCAAGCAGCCATTCCCTTCACTCCCAGAGGATACTCGCATCAAGGCATTCGACAAGCTGCGCACCTGCTCCTCCGTCACAGTGGCCTGGCTGGGAACGCAGGACCGCAATAAATACTGCATTTACCGCAAGGAGGTGGCTGATAATTACGGCGAGGAGCAGAGGCGGCGGGAGCAGAACCAGTGCGCTGGACCAGAGACCCGCAGGAAGTCAGAAAAGGTCTTGTGCAAGTACTTCCACAGCCCGAACCTGCAGAAAGCTGTGACTACAGAGACCATCACAGGTATGGAACCAGGGAAGACCTACCTGCTGGACGTTTACGTGGTGGGACATAGTGGTCACTCAGTGAAATACCAGAGCAAACTGGTGAAAACAAGGAAGTACTGCTAA